From one Pieris brassicae chromosome 5, ilPieBrab1.1, whole genome shotgun sequence genomic stretch:
- the LOC123709649 gene encoding ankyrin repeat domain-containing protein 13D — protein MPMSADEVSETFPVHWLVWNNNYEELRVALNNKKWSSEELESRDPRGRTPLLLAVTLGHHECVCALLAAGANVCCERDGWTAVQEATARGHCGLLAAVLARRDHARHAARVAALPALLRRLSLAPDFYVEMKWEFTSWIPLVSRICPFDTYRVYKRGANVRVDTTLLGFHDNRWERGDRTYIFSGQGDSAKLLELDHIAGTVWTERVEGSVSADDWPLPQASHLNHRLRTPVHINYLDTDKICFERSKSGIWGWRQDKMENVNGYECKVFGANNVEIVSKTRWEHVPRSERRAVRAPPLAGLLAAADDEGAPPPPPPDREDVADMPDLNPSWEQYFDESVEECEIGRPREITSKVQKFRATLWLCEDYPLELQEQIMPILDLMASISSPHFVKLKDFIQLQLPSGFPVKIEIPLFHVINARISFGNIFARDTSVRHVECVPEGDRLTCLIDDTCFAIGRGYREAGPVSEDRIASIADDDEELLHYAIQQSLMEAGTQRDQVDVWEALRGARPVTPTPPAPVSTVTIDEELEQTMLQRAIAESLRISAGAVEEQKEESLEVETVDGEDELKAALALSAAEHEARRAQIRDEQKALDEVLRLSMNDK, from the exons ATGCCGATGAGCGCAGATGAGGTTTCGGAAACGTTCCCTGTACATTGGCTTGTGTGGAACAATAATTATGAAGAGCTACGTGTtgctttaaacaataaaaag tggAGCTCTGAGGAACTAGAGTCTCGGGACCCACGTGGACGAACACCGCTTCTATTGGCTGTGACATTGGGACATCATGAATGTGTGTGTGCACTACTTGCTGCTGGTGCAAATGTGTGTTGTGAGCGAGATGGATGGACAGCAGTACAAGAAGCAACTGCAAGAGGACATTGTGGATTATTAGCAGCAGTCCTTGCCAGGAGAGACCATGCTAGACATGCTGCTCGTGTTGCTGCATTACCAGCACTGCTGCGACGACTCAGCCTGGCACCAGACTTCTATGTTGAGATGAAGTGGGAATTTACTTCATGGA TTCCACTGGTCTCCCGAATTTGTCCATTTGACACATATCGTGTTTACAAACGCGGGGCCAACGTGCGAGTCGACACAACTCTACTCGGTTTCCATGACAACCGGTGGGAGCGCGGCGATCGGACTTATATCTTCTCAGGACAGGGTGACTCAGCAAAACTACTAGAGCTGGACCACATAGCTGGAACCGTATGGACTGAAAGGGTCGAAGGAAGTGTCTCTGCCGATGACTGGCCACTCCCACAAGCTTCCCATCTGAATCATCGTCTCCGCACACCTGTCCACATTAACTACCTCGATACAGATAAGATCTGCTTTGAACGCAGCAAAAGTGGGATTTGGGGGTGGCGTCAGGACAAAATGGAAAATGTCAACGGGTATGAGTGCAAGGTATTTGGTGCGAATAATGTGGAGATTGTCTCGAAGACACGGTGGGAACACGTGCCCCGTTCTGAGAGGAGGGCTGTGCGTGCGCCGCCGTTAGCAGGGCTCCTTGCCGCCGCCGATGATGAGGGCGCGCCGCCGCCGCCGCCACCAGATAGAGAAGATGTGGCAGATATGCCCGACTTAAATCCATCTTGGGAGCAATACTTCGATGAGAGTGTGGAGGAATGTGAAATTGGTCGTCCGCGAGAAATTACTTCAAAAGTGCAGAAGTTCCGCGCTACGTTATGGCTTTGTGAAGACTACCCCTTAGAG TTGCAGGAACAAATAATGCCAATCCTTGACCTCATGGCATCTATATCTTCTCCGCACTTCGTGAAGCTAAAAGACTTCATACAGTTACAACTTCCATCTGGCTTCCCggttaaaattgaaattccacTCTTCCACGTGATCAATGCAAGAATTAGTTTTGGGAACATATTTGCACGCGACACGAGCGTGCGACACGTTGAATGCGTGCCCGAAGGTGATAGGTTGACGTGTCTCATAGATGACACTTGCTTCGCCATAGGAAGGGGCTACCGGGAAGCTGGGCCGGTATCAGAGGACAGGATCGCCAGCATCGCTGATGATGACGAGGAATTGCTGCATTACGCTATACAGCAAAGTCTTATGGAAGCAGGAACCCAAAGAGACCAG gTAGATGTGTGGGAAGCTCTCCGAGGAGCTCGGCCTGTCACTCCCACTCCACCTGCGCCCGTTTCCACCGTCACTATTGATGAAGAACTAGAGCAGACTATGCTGCAAAg AGCTATTGCGGAGTCATTGCGGATCTCAGCGGGGGCAGTTGAGGAGCAAAAAGAGGAGAGTCTGGAAGTGGAAACTGTGGACGGGGAAGACGAGCTTAAAGCGGCTTTAGCGCTGTCAGCAGCGGAACATGAAGCGAGACGAGCTCAAATAAGGGACGAACAGAAGGCTTTAGACGAAGTGTTACGATTATCGATGAACGATAAATAG